One genomic region from Diabrotica undecimpunctata isolate CICGRU chromosome 9, icDiaUnde3, whole genome shotgun sequence encodes:
- the LOC140450701 gene encoding LOW QUALITY PROTEIN: uncharacterized protein (The sequence of the model RefSeq protein was modified relative to this genomic sequence to represent the inferred CDS: inserted 2 bases in 1 codon) — MQCNSCLKVLSKKSSVSRHKRESCPERFNEGKKVKLNDDPDVVTSANNYNSTIVEATPFRSIFHPITTTSNVIECQDCYKKISGRGLTGHLRSNSHKSVISNDSGVEKLSSAFKNRIGSYRLSSNKHHTDHLEFFSEIEGNVLKLLHKYLHKFKVLKVNFELYSMYTIPEKDTYDLKSFNTKNQIITISTNLKQAYQDFIREILPKVSEIQEKESGWSLLQIQSLEVNINKYNPLRSSSYIRLPRQIEMKKAIINIMNKDEACFGWAVNASIFDPTGKSNLTTSYPHYTSLLKFHNIEFPMKLXDIPKFELLNNISINVFGISECFKNNITQLEIVGPLYHTKSKKATHVNLLLIFDEYGNSHYCYIKNLSRLISKQKSHHNGQTFLCNGCLQFFSSLERLRKHEDNDCNFVYTKLPTTNMILNKYGHLQKENILQFSNFSETNASSVCYIC, encoded by the exons ATGCAGTGTAACTCTTGTTTAAAAGTTTTATCCAAGAAAAGCAGTGTAAGTAGGCATAAACGGGAAAGTTGTCCGGAACGATTCAATGAAGGGAAAAAGGTGAAACTTAATGATGACCCAGATGTTGTTACATCCGCTAATAATTACAATTCAACCATTGTAGAAGCAACTCCCTTTAGATCTATTTTTCATCCAATTACCACTACATCCAATGTTATCGAATGTCAagattgttataaaaaaatttctgGGAGAGGACTAACAGGACATTTACGTAGTAATTCACACAAAAGTGTTATTAGTAATGATAGTGGGGTTGAGAAACTATCAAGTGCGTTTAAAAATCGTATCGGTAGTTACCGTCTTTCTAGCAACAAACATCATACTGATCACTTGGAATTTTTTAGTGAAATTGAAGGTAACGTTTTGAAGCTCCTACATAAGTATTTACATAAATTTAAAGTGTTAAAAGTTAATTTCGAACTTTACTCTATGTACACAATACCTGAAAAAGATACTTAtgatttaaaatcatttaataCAAAAAATCAGATTATTACTATTTCTACTAATTTGAAACAAGCATATCAAGATTTTATTAGGGAGATATTACCCAAGGTTTCGGAAATACAAGAAAAGGAATCTGGATGGAGTCttttacaaatccaatcattagaAGTTAACATTAATAAGTACAACCCTCTACGATCTTCTTCATATATCAGGTTACCACGACAAATCGAGATgaagaaagcaattattaatataatgaatAAAGATGAAGCATGTTTTGGTTGGGCGGTAAACGCATCAATTTTTGACCCAACAGGTAAATCCAATCTTACTACTTCTTATCCGCATTATACTAGTCTTTTAAAGTTCCATAATATAGAATTCCCTATGAAACT AGATATACCAAAATTTGAATTACTAAATAATATTTCGATTAACGTTTTTGGGATTAgtgaatgttttaaaaataatatcacacaATTGGAAATCGTTGGACCGTTGTATcatacaaaatctaaaaaagctacaCATGTTAACTTATTACTTATTTTTGATGAGTACGGGAATAGTCATTATtgttacattaaaaatttatcgcggttaatatcaaaacaaaaatcacacCATAATGGTCAGACTTTTCTATGTAATGGTTGCTTACAATTTTTCTCATCCTTAGAACGTCTTCGCAAACATGAAGACAACGATTGCAACTTTGTATATACTAAGCTTCCAACTACCAACATGATTCTCAATAAATATGGACatctacaaaaagaaaatatcttaCAGTTTTCCAACTTTTCAGAAACAAATGCAAGTTCCGTTTGTTATATATGCTGA
- the LOC140450702 gene encoding uncharacterized protein: MEVLQVTGQPYNDTTIQEYQFHTYSPYIPGKLNYNDEIRIPIQDVDAYTLPSTSYLDIEGKLLTHDDKEPTKLKFINNAISFLFRELRYEVNGVIIDSVREVGLVSTIKNYLSLNENESILFQNAGWFPKAGNEKIIVDAHGNFNVCIPLRLLSGFFEDFRKIIMNVKQELILIRSNDDVDAVVSIDDTERPKVEITKLQWNVAHVSPSMREQLRLNSIAHKNIELPIKFRLWQMIEYPSLNNTTRHTWAVKTSTNIETPRHIIIAFQKGRKSKITKDMSKFDHNDLKNIKVFLNSERYPYNDLQIDFETNKFAQIYEMFGSFQTSYYNLSLNQPIFNPQDFKTKTPLIHIDCSRQKEVIQNGSIALRIEFETNTPSTTDVPAKQPSYSWEC, from the exons ATGGAAGTGTTACAAGTAACCGGTCAACCTTATAACGATACAACTATACAGGAATATCAATTTCACACCTATTCACCATACATTCCCGGAAAGTTGAACTACAACGATGAAATACGAATCCCTATTCAAGATGTCGACGCGTATACGTTACCGTCAACATCATACCTAGATATTGAGGGAAAACTACTCACCCACGACGATAAGGAACCAACAAAACTTAAATTCATAAATAACgctatttcctttttatttcgtgAGCTACGGTATGAGGTAAATGGGGTTATTATAGACTCTGTTCGAGAGGTCGGACTGGTatcaacaattaaaaattatttaagtctTAACGAAAACGAAAGTATTCTGTTCCAAAATGCTGGATGGTTCCCAAAAGCAGGGaatgaaaaaataattgtggaTGCTCATGGTAACTTTAACGTGTGTATCCCATTACGATTATTATCAggattttttgaagattttagaaaaattattatgaatgtaaAGCAAGAGCTTATTTTAATACGATCTAATGATGATGTGGACGCAGTTGTAAGTATAGACGACACCGAACGCCCTAAAGTTGAAATAACAAAATTGCAATGGAATGTCGCCCATGTTAGCCCAAGCATGCGTGAACAACTACGATTAAATAGTATAGCTCATAAAAATATTGAGCTACCAATTAAATTTCGTTTGTGGCAAATGATTGAATATCCATCATTAAATAATACAACACGGCATACGTGGGCGGTAAAAACCAGTACTAATATTGAAACACCGAGACATATCATTATTGCATTTCAAAAAGGGAGAAAATCAAAGATTACTAAAGATATGAGCAAATTTGATCATAACGAcctcaaaaatataaaagtatttttgaatTCTGAAAGATATCCTTATAATGATTTACAAATAGATTTTGAAACCAATAAATTCGCTCAAATTTATGAAATGTTTGGAAGTTTTCAGACAAGTTAttataatttaagtttaaatcaaCCGATATTTAACCCGCAAGATTTTAAAACTAAGACGCCGCTTATACATATAGATTGCAGTAGACAGAAAGAAGTGATTCAAAATGGATCCATCGCTCTGCGGATCGAATTTGAAACAAATACACCATCAACAACTGAT GTTCCAGCCAAACAACCTTCATACTCTTGGGAATGTTGA